One window of Mucilaginibacter inviolabilis genomic DNA carries:
- a CDS encoding sensor histidine kinase yields MTDIHEQEQARLSMQRLMEQKDEFISIASHELKTPLTTVKAFFQLVRREMDPANRLAALSVKAGNQLDRLDRLVNELLDVSRLNAGKMTYNFEEFDLAELVEECLDNMRESHPRVLFLMEGCILPQVCADRHRIEQLLMNLLGNAVKYAPDGPEVRLFCSDLGGQVEISVQDYGIGISAEDLAHLFERFYRAGAAVDRFQGLGLGLFISAEIIRRHGGLIRAASEPGKGSTFTFTLPLHPPGEGVAERN; encoded by the coding sequence ATGACCGATATCCATGAACAGGAACAGGCCAGGTTGTCGATGCAGCGGCTGATGGAACAGAAAGACGAGTTCATCAGTATTGCAAGCCATGAATTGAAAACGCCGCTGACCACGGTAAAAGCTTTCTTTCAGTTGGTCAGGAGAGAAATGGATCCCGCCAACCGTCTGGCGGCGCTGTCGGTCAAGGCCGGGAACCAGTTGGACCGGCTTGACCGGCTGGTAAACGAACTGCTGGATGTATCCAGGTTGAATGCCGGTAAGATGACCTATAACTTCGAAGAATTCGATCTGGCGGAACTGGTGGAGGAATGCCTGGATAATATGCGGGAAAGTCACCCGCGCGTTTTGTTCCTGATGGAAGGCTGTATATTGCCGCAAGTTTGCGCAGATCGTCACCGTATTGAACAATTGCTGATGAATTTGCTGGGCAATGCTGTCAAGTATGCGCCGGATGGCCCTGAAGTCAGGCTATTCTGCAGTGACCTGGGCGGCCAGGTTGAGATTTCGGTGCAGGACTATGGAATCGGCATATCAGCGGAAGACCTTGCGCACCTTTTTGAACGATTCTATCGCGCTGGCGCTGCGGTCGATCGTTTCCAGGGCCTTGGGCTCGGGTTGTTTATTTCAGCGGAGATCATCAGGCGGCATGGCGGACTGATCCGTGCGGCTAGTGAACCCGGAAAAGGTTCGACCTTTACTTTTACCTTGCCATTGCATCCTCCCGGCGAGGGAGTAGCCGAAAGAAACTAG
- a CDS encoding PAS domain-containing protein: MENSDQLSHAVVRLVYDTFSVPMLGLDGKGVLVYANPSAITALRLPGDWLGAPLTQWLPAFSLSDAEAHTDVKGERCWYYAPHQNSGNQKREDLLTFLNEAAGELAKARVTAEALKQLSRLIVPRFAAWFAVDILRDGRLDQLVLAHEDPEKVRWAESYRAAYPTDLSSDRGTARVLNTGEPLFVPHVTRDMLDAAITDPRQRRAIDEIGLRSVITAPLFGREHISGVITFISKDRDYDQADLQFAQSLASHIGLALENARLNEGLQRTSERLSTALSSGLVGTWILDVKRRWLYADENLSRLFDIPYTPEGCPQEHFRARLHPEDRELIDSQRADSIGQAEQYETEYRIVVGGQIRWCFARGRTQKDDQGHPVRFTGVVVDITERKLAEEQVRESEELFRFLSDAIPHKLWTADPLGNANYYNQGWYDYLGAESIEELRVLAWDAIHPEDRPEAEVAWPAAISSGEETTIESRLRNKDGKYRWHLSRFLPQRDRKGRIGLWIGTSTDIHELKLIQQALESNEAQFKALAELNSLPIWQLNADGECVFVNQAWRSYTGAAFAQPSDSDWAKHIHPDDRRQAVYDFNHCFAQRTAIHLKYRFFIRRADSTVGCLIMPSPYLIPVFMVLSAR, translated from the coding sequence ATGGAAAACAGTGACCAACTTTCTCATGCCGTCGTCCGCCTGGTCTACGACACTTTTTCAGTACCTATGCTGGGCCTGGATGGGAAAGGCGTGCTTGTATATGCTAATCCAAGTGCGATCACAGCATTGCGCCTGCCTGGTGATTGGCTGGGAGCACCGCTCACCCAATGGTTACCGGCATTCTCGCTCAGCGATGCTGAAGCGCATACGGATGTCAAAGGTGAACGTTGCTGGTACTATGCCCCTCACCAAAATTCGGGCAACCAAAAAAGAGAAGACCTACTCACATTTTTAAATGAAGCGGCGGGTGAACTGGCAAAGGCAAGAGTGACAGCCGAAGCGCTGAAGCAGCTTTCCCGCCTTATCGTGCCACGCTTTGCCGCCTGGTTCGCAGTCGATATCCTGCGTGACGGGAGGCTCGATCAGTTAGTACTCGCCCATGAAGACCCTGAAAAAGTCCGCTGGGCCGAGAGTTACCGCGCAGCTTACCCCACGGACCTTTCAAGCGACCGGGGTACCGCTCGTGTGCTAAACACGGGCGAGCCATTGTTCGTCCCCCATGTTACGCGGGATATGCTGGACGCGGCCATCACTGACCCGCGGCAACGCCGGGCAATTGATGAGATCGGGCTGCGTTCTGTCATTACGGCACCTTTGTTCGGCCGTGAGCATATCTCCGGCGTAATTACCTTCATATCTAAAGATAGGGATTATGATCAGGCCGATCTCCAGTTTGCACAAAGCCTGGCTTCACATATAGGTCTGGCGCTGGAGAACGCCCGTCTTAACGAAGGCCTGCAAAGAACCAGTGAACGACTAAGCACCGCCTTATCCTCGGGCTTGGTAGGCACTTGGATACTGGATGTAAAACGTCGGTGGCTTTATGCAGATGAGAACCTGTCGCGTTTGTTCGACATCCCTTACACGCCGGAAGGCTGCCCGCAGGAACATTTCCGTGCGCGGCTGCATCCTGAAGATCGTGAACTGATCGATAGCCAACGTGCGGATTCGATCGGGCAGGCAGAACAATACGAAACTGAGTACCGCATCGTTGTCGGAGGACAGATCCGCTGGTGTTTCGCCCGGGGGCGAACCCAGAAAGACGACCAAGGCCATCCCGTCCGTTTTACCGGGGTAGTAGTAGATATCACCGAACGGAAGCTTGCCGAGGAACAGGTCCGTGAAAGTGAGGAACTTTTTCGTTTCCTGTCCGATGCGATCCCGCATAAACTATGGACCGCTGACCCTTTAGGAAACGCCAATTATTACAACCAGGGCTGGTATGATTATTTGGGAGCCGAAAGTATAGAAGAACTTCGCGTACTGGCCTGGGATGCCATCCACCCGGAAGATCGTCCGGAGGCGGAGGTGGCCTGGCCTGCGGCTATCAGCAGCGGCGAAGAAACGACGATCGAAAGCAGGTTACGGAATAAAGATGGAAAATACAGGTGGCATTTGTCGCGTTTTTTACCGCAGCGGGACCGCAAGGGCAGAATCGGCTTATGGATCGGTACCTCAACGGATATTCATGAACTAAAGTTGATCCAGCAAGCGCTCGAAAGCAACGAAGCACAATTCAAGGCGCTGGCAGAGCTTAATTCACTACCCATCTGGCAACTCAATGCGGATGGAGAATGTGTCTTCGTCAACCAGGCCTGGCGCAGCTACACCGGTGCCGCCTTTGCGCAGCCGTCCGATAGCGATTGGGCAAAACATATACACCCGGATGACAGGCGGCAGGCGGTCTACGACTTTAATCATTGTTTTGCGCAGCGCACAGCCATCCATCTGAAGTACCGTTTTTTCATTCGCCGAGCGGACAGTACCGTTGGGTGCTTGATAATGCCCAGCCCGTATTTAATCCCCGTTTTTATGGTTTTATCAGCACGATGA
- a CDS encoding response regulator, which produces MKNNGPKSILLVEDDQDILDILYYIFSDEGYRVERSLGDHVINEVGVFQPDLILLDHRLQVAWGADICRELKASPHTRHIPVIMMSAVRELEAIAQEAGADGHLPKPFDMEQLLGVVRWWLQATH; this is translated from the coding sequence TTGAAAAACAACGGCCCTAAAAGTATTTTACTAGTCGAGGATGACCAGGATATACTGGATATCTTATACTACATTTTTAGCGATGAGGGTTACCGCGTTGAACGCTCCCTGGGCGACCACGTCATCAATGAGGTCGGCGTCTTTCAACCCGACCTGATTTTACTGGACCACCGTTTACAGGTGGCCTGGGGTGCTGATATCTGCCGGGAGCTTAAGGCTTCTCCGCATACCCGTCATATTCCCGTGATCATGATGTCGGCGGTGCGGGAACTGGAAGCCATTGCGCAGGAAGCCGGCGCGGACGGTCACCTGCCCAAGCCTTTTGATATGGAGCAACTGCTGGGCGTTGTACGTTGGTGGTTGCAAGCAACTCATTAG
- a CDS encoding RrF2 family transcriptional regulator: MSIFSKTCEYAIRAVFFIAHRTAEGSRVGIKEIANGIDSPEHFLAKILQDLSRRGIVQSVKGPNGGFYLDAVSLKRPLASIVEAVDGNGIFIGCGLGLKQCSEIKPCPLHHEFKAIRNQIHQLLVNTSIGEFNEDLNLGITALKK, from the coding sequence ATGAGCATTTTTTCAAAAACATGCGAGTACGCTATACGTGCGGTATTTTTTATTGCGCACAGAACAGCCGAGGGCAGCCGCGTCGGTATCAAAGAAATTGCTAACGGTATTGATTCGCCAGAGCATTTCCTGGCGAAGATACTACAGGATCTGAGCCGACGCGGAATCGTACAATCTGTAAAGGGACCAAACGGCGGATTCTATCTGGATGCGGTTTCTCTAAAGCGGCCTTTAGCAAGTATCGTAGAAGCCGTGGATGGGAATGGCATATTTATCGGTTGCGGTTTGGGATTAAAGCAATGCTCAGAAATAAAACCCTGTCCGCTTCATCATGAATTCAAGGCGATACGAAACCAGATCCACCAATTACTTGTTAACACCAGTATCGGTGAATTTAATGAAGATCTGAATTTAGGTATTACGGCGCTAAAGAAATAA
- a CDS encoding cbb3-type cytochrome c oxidase subunit I encodes MKRSLFFLTNLLVMPALLMAQDKLRTDASDGTSAGYIILFSLFLLGLLALALWLFKNTNQLKELEERPEESGRSWLQKSLPDLDQHQLDTLIKRKAGQEGAANHKTTARNLKKPILLLLLLFSGASAFAQTEETSGSVWTNPGVLITVTLILIPLLIAVYIVAVKVNHIVKKVRGSQIRKDAQKLARSINELSTDELSEELLKRKAALEFSLTNTELAGEEVPEDKKGLLHHIAEVDSPRFIAPKKKAVKRPDIDPALSKLILWYLGTAAFWLVLGTSVGEYLGIKFVAPDADHVSWLSFGRLRPVHTNMVFWGWSSLAMIGLGYYVVSTVSNTVVASLKRGWYGLVLINASVIAGTISLMAGINNGGGEYREYIWPIMLLFAIGLVITLINYLQTIARRKTKEIYISNWYIVSAVMFTIVIALVGYLPFWQNGLGESIAQGYYMHQGVGMWFMLFNLGLIYYFLPQQLNTPIYSYSLGILAFWTQILFYTLIGTHHFIFSAIPWWLQTVAIIGSMGMLIPVFAGTTNFLMTFRGNFNKIGSSYTLPFYLVGVIFYFTGSFQGTAEAFRSANLYWHFTDFTVAHSHLTMYGIIAFMLWAAIYTLVPRLTGKEPRQAWVGAHFWMALIGLMFYTIPLMIGGTLKGMAWLEGKPFIDSVVLMAPYWLWRAIGGSLMWASHLIFAYNLYYMIAGRTEPDLQKTVFEELEKLPVPPVKK; translated from the coding sequence ATGAAAAGATCGCTGTTTTTTTTAACGAATTTATTGGTGATGCCGGCCTTGCTGATGGCGCAGGACAAGCTACGAACTGATGCTTCTGATGGTACGTCTGCCGGCTACATCATTTTATTCTCACTGTTCCTGTTGGGACTGCTCGCCCTGGCCTTGTGGCTTTTTAAGAATACTAACCAGTTGAAAGAGCTGGAGGAAAGACCGGAGGAGAGCGGCCGGTCATGGTTGCAAAAAAGCTTGCCCGATCTCGACCAGCATCAATTAGATACGCTCATCAAAAGAAAAGCCGGACAGGAAGGGGCCGCAAACCATAAAACAACTGCAAGAAATTTGAAAAAGCCGATCTTGCTATTGCTGCTCCTTTTTTCAGGTGCCAGCGCCTTTGCCCAAACGGAAGAAACATCCGGTTCGGTCTGGACCAATCCCGGTGTACTGATCACGGTTACGCTGATCCTCATTCCGTTATTGATCGCCGTATATATCGTAGCGGTGAAAGTGAACCATATTGTCAAAAAGGTCCGCGGTTCGCAGATCAGGAAAGATGCACAGAAACTTGCCAGGTCGATCAATGAGCTCAGCACCGATGAACTAAGCGAAGAACTGCTCAAACGCAAAGCTGCGCTCGAATTTAGCTTGACGAATACGGAACTCGCCGGTGAGGAAGTCCCTGAAGATAAAAAGGGGCTGCTGCACCACATCGCGGAAGTGGATTCCCCCCGCTTCATCGCGCCGAAAAAGAAAGCCGTTAAACGTCCCGATATTGACCCTGCGCTCTCCAAACTGATCTTATGGTATTTGGGGACAGCGGCTTTCTGGCTGGTATTGGGCACCTCGGTCGGTGAATACCTTGGTATTAAATTCGTAGCCCCGGATGCCGATCATGTCAGCTGGCTTAGTTTTGGGCGGCTAAGGCCGGTGCATACCAATATGGTATTTTGGGGCTGGTCCTCACTGGCTATGATCGGGTTGGGGTACTATGTCGTATCGACCGTTAGTAACACCGTAGTGGCCAGCCTGAAACGCGGCTGGTACGGCCTGGTGCTAATCAATGCCTCCGTAATTGCCGGCACCATATCCCTGATGGCGGGTATTAATAACGGCGGCGGCGAATACCGCGAATACATCTGGCCCATCATGCTGCTGTTTGCCATCGGTTTGGTCATTACGTTGATCAATTACTTACAGACCATCGCGCGGCGCAAGACCAAAGAAATTTATATCTCTAACTGGTATATCGTTTCAGCAGTAATGTTCACCATTGTTATCGCGCTGGTGGGTTACTTGCCGTTCTGGCAAAATGGACTGGGCGAAAGTATCGCGCAGGGCTATTACATGCACCAGGGCGTCGGCATGTGGTTCATGCTGTTTAACCTGGGGCTGATCTACTATTTTTTACCCCAGCAGTTAAATACCCCGATATACTCTTACAGCCTCGGCATCCTGGCGTTCTGGACGCAGATCCTGTTCTATACGCTGATCGGAACGCACCACTTTATTTTCAGCGCGATACCCTGGTGGCTGCAAACCGTAGCGATCATTGGCAGTATGGGCATGCTGATCCCGGTATTCGCGGGCACGACGAACTTCCTGATGACCTTTCGCGGCAATTTCAATAAGATCGGTTCCAGCTATACGCTGCCCTTCTACCTGGTAGGCGTCATCTTTTATTTTACCGGTTCGTTTCAGGGTACAGCGGAAGCCTTCCGCTCCGCTAATCTCTACTGGCATTTTACCGATTTTACGGTCGCCCATTCGCACCTGACCATGTACGGGATCATTGCCTTTATGCTTTGGGCGGCCATTTACACCCTGGTTCCCCGCCTGACAGGCAAAGAACCCCGGCAAGCCTGGGTCGGCGCGCATTTCTGGATGGCTTTGATCGGCTTAATGTTTTATACCATCCCGTTAATGATCGGCGGGACGCTGAAAGGCATGGCCTGGCTGGAAGGCAAGCCTTTTATAGATTCGGTAGTACTGATGGCGCCCTATTGGTTGTGGCGAGCCATTGGCGGTTCCCTGATGTGGGCCTCGCATTTAATATTTGCCTACAATCTTTATTATATGATCGCCGGAAGAACTGAGCCTGATCTGCAAAAAACGGTTTTTGAAGAATTAGAAAAATTACCTGTCCCACCTGTTAAGAAATAA
- a CDS encoding cytochrome c, producing the protein MDIYNNHKRLFGAAIILFLGLTMFAAVFPALNSQNNNAPLPESKPLTSEEIAGKGIFIREGCIACHTQQVRNVDMDKMWGIRPSIAADYARNIRTDVWRNTANLMGSERTGPDLMNIGNRQPSEDWHLLHLYNPRSVVSQSIMPAYSWLFEVKDYAFPGDVVVNVPDEFRKGVTGKIVATKEALELVAYLKSFKQLKLPDGKPTPLFLYGKETAPVLPGTTSKLNTELDGAALYASNCQSCHQENGEGLKGAFPPLKGSPVVLDKDPKVQLTIIMKGYNGRASEGYGIMPPIGTNNNLKPEEIVAIMNHERTSWGNNGRKVTLTEIKELFNQVKSGPIAK; encoded by the coding sequence ATGGATATCTATAACAATCATAAAAGACTATTTGGTGCCGCTATCATTTTATTTCTGGGGCTGACAATGTTCGCCGCTGTATTTCCTGCGCTAAATTCCCAAAATAATAATGCGCCGCTGCCTGAAAGTAAACCATTGACCAGCGAGGAAATAGCCGGTAAGGGCATATTTATCCGTGAAGGCTGTATCGCCTGTCATACGCAGCAGGTACGCAATGTCGATATGGATAAGATGTGGGGCATTCGCCCAAGCATCGCAGCCGATTACGCACGCAATATCCGGACAGATGTATGGCGGAATACGGCGAACCTGATGGGCTCAGAACGTACCGGTCCCGACCTGATGAATATCGGGAACCGCCAGCCGAGCGAGGACTGGCACCTGCTGCATTTATATAACCCCAGATCCGTAGTTTCCCAATCGATCATGCCGGCCTATTCTTGGCTGTTCGAGGTTAAAGATTATGCCTTCCCGGGTGATGTCGTGGTCAATGTACCGGATGAATTTCGCAAAGGGGTTACCGGCAAGATCGTTGCCACTAAAGAGGCATTAGAACTGGTCGCTTACCTTAAATCCTTTAAACAACTGAAACTGCCTGACGGCAAACCGACACCGCTTTTCTTATACGGCAAGGAGACCGCCCCGGTGTTGCCTGGCACGACCAGTAAACTGAATACCGAATTAGACGGCGCCGCCCTTTACGCCTCCAATTGCCAGAGCTGCCACCAGGAAAACGGCGAGGGTCTGAAGGGCGCCTTTCCGCCGCTGAAGGGCAGCCCCGTTGTTTTGGATAAAGACCCCAAGGTACAACTCACCATTATCATGAAAGGTTATAACGGCCGGGCGAGCGAAGGTTATGGCATAATGCCGCCTATTGGCACGAATAATAACCTGAAGCCCGAAGAAATTGTCGCTATCATGAACCATGAACGGACCAGTTGGGGGAATAATGGCCGAAAGGTCACTTTAACCGAGATCAAAGAACTGTTTAACCAGGTCAAATCAGGCCCTATAGCCAAGTAA
- a CDS encoding cytochrome C produces MENKSFVTLFIDDDPQPIGTFPAPVSFELDTKKLTDGKHTLKVVSKDHKGKEGIKIIPFIVRNGPAIAVEGIRKDEVVDGVLPLMINAYGKGDQKTFMLQGSETPQSIPFWIIILLIAFTAWAVYYHITSGQIPLFK; encoded by the coding sequence ATGGAAAATAAAAGCTTTGTAACCCTGTTCATCGACGATGACCCGCAACCGATCGGCACGTTTCCGGCCCCGGTTTCTTTTGAGCTGGATACCAAGAAGCTCACCGATGGCAAACACACGCTGAAAGTGGTCAGCAAAGATCATAAGGGAAAGGAAGGGATCAAAATCATTCCCTTTATTGTTCGGAATGGCCCGGCGATCGCCGTCGAAGGTATCCGGAAAGATGAGGTGGTTGACGGCGTACTGCCGCTGATGATCAATGCCTATGGCAAAGGCGATCAAAAGACCTTTATGTTGCAGGGCAGCGAAACGCCGCAAAGCATTCCTTTTTGGATCATTATCCTCTTAATTGCTTTTACCGCCTGGGCGGTGTATTACCATATTACGTCCGGCCAGATCCCATTGTTCAAATGA
- a CDS encoding group III truncated hemoglobin, with the protein MKKQIDDIEDIKIFVDEFYAKVRTDQLIGPIFMEKISDWRPHLDKMYTFWNAALFGVPGFRGNPFAKHAPLKIARPHFERWLELFYATIDEYFEGAIADDAKKRAALMADMFLSRLQQLNGNSDHVIF; encoded by the coding sequence ATGAAAAAACAAATTGACGATATTGAAGACATCAAGATTTTTGTCGATGAGTTTTATGCGAAGGTCAGAACTGACCAATTGATCGGTCCCATCTTTATGGAAAAGATCAGTGACTGGCGCCCCCATCTGGACAAGATGTATACGTTCTGGAATGCCGCGCTGTTTGGTGTACCAGGTTTTCGCGGTAATCCTTTTGCTAAGCATGCCCCTTTGAAGATCGCGCGTCCGCATTTTGAGCGATGGCTGGAATTATTCTATGCGACCATCGATGAGTATTTCGAGGGCGCTATCGCCGATGATGCCAAAAAGCGCGCAGCATTGATGGCCGATATGTTCTTATCACGGTTGCAGCAGCTCAACGGAAACAGTGACCACGTAATTTTTTGA
- a CDS encoding group III truncated hemoglobin, with the protein METQLHDIMDEADVRQLVNSFYGKVRQDELLAPIFEPVIGNNWDQHLGRMTDFWSTLLLYTRKYNDDPLTKHLPLSLTKEHFDRWLLLFHGTLDELFQGQIAENAKKRAYSIARIMKAVKQIE; encoded by the coding sequence ATGGAAACACAACTTCACGATATCATGGATGAAGCAGATGTCCGGCAACTGGTGAACAGCTTTTATGGCAAAGTACGTCAGGATGAATTGCTGGCGCCCATATTTGAGCCGGTGATCGGTAACAACTGGGACCAACACCTCGGACGAATGACTGATTTCTGGTCTACCTTGCTTTTATACACCCGGAAATATAACGATGATCCGTTAACAAAACACTTGCCCCTGTCTTTGACCAAAGAGCATTTTGACCGCTGGTTATTACTGTTTCACGGAACGCTGGATGAACTTTTCCAGGGGCAGATCGCGGAGAACGCCAAAAAGCGGGCCTACAGCATTGCCCGGATCATGAAAGCGGTAAAGCAAATTGAGTAG
- a CDS encoding cupin domain-containing protein, which yields MKELERNDHYQVLEVELPAGTNMPRHFATSDAFVIVESGNALLICKGETSELVKGSTLSIPSYEPHILKVIQDFKAMIVMAGDAVIEYPAS from the coding sequence ATGAAAGAACTTGAAAGAAACGACCATTATCAGGTCCTCGAAGTAGAATTGCCGGCCGGTACCAATATGCCCCGGCACTTCGCGACATCCGATGCATTTGTCATTGTAGAATCGGGCAATGCCCTGCTGATCTGCAAAGGCGAAACGAGTGAGTTGGTGAAGGGATCGACGCTATCGATCCCTTCTTATGAACCGCATATTCTCAAGGTCATACAAGACTTTAAGGCAATGATCGTCATGGCAGGCGATGCGGTGATCGAATACCCGGCTTCATAA
- a CDS encoding hemerythrin domain-containing protein, with the protein MENKPIKRSEYIIALSRDHHAGLLFGWKVKEGIRKNIPLPQILKYINFFWEQHLKGHFREEEALLFDRLDDNLSRQGKAEHLMLEQRIRQLNDDGHEAAADYSSFAELLIKHIRFEERTLFPHLEVSLPESVLKQVGEFLNGQHSVPFVDNYPDEFWTKNYPLK; encoded by the coding sequence ATGGAAAACAAACCGATCAAACGCAGCGAATACATTATCGCACTTTCCAGGGACCACCATGCAGGATTGCTGTTTGGTTGGAAGGTCAAGGAAGGTATAAGAAAAAACATCCCTTTGCCCCAAATATTGAAATATATCAATTTCTTCTGGGAGCAACATTTGAAAGGCCATTTCAGGGAGGAGGAAGCCTTACTGTTCGACCGGCTGGATGATAACCTGTCCCGTCAGGGAAAAGCGGAACACCTGATGCTTGAACAGCGGATCCGGCAGCTAAACGATGATGGTCACGAGGCCGCCGCGGACTATTCCTCGTTTGCAGAACTGCTGATCAAGCATATCCGTTTTGAAGAGCGTACGTTATTTCCTCATTTAGAGGTTTCGTTACCTGAATCTGTTCTGAAGCAGGTCGGCGAGTTCCTGAATGGCCAGCATAGCGTACCATTCGTCGATAACTATCCGGATGAATTCTGGACCAAAAACTATCCGCTGAAATGA
- a CDS encoding 2Fe-2S iron-sulfur cluster-binding protein gives MNSGNLSKSSIVIHVEYSGELYELRTYNNEYRSLMMLIYDRIFTDGFGECLGMGKCGTCLIEITNKLQEPAAYERNGDANLQRAGQTGENIRLSCQLLIDEKIDGLAVKVLT, from the coding sequence ATGAATTCCGGGAATTTATCAAAAAGTTCTATCGTTATTCATGTAGAGTATAGCGGAGAGCTATATGAACTGCGCACCTATAACAATGAATACCGCAGCCTGATGATGCTCATCTATGACCGCATTTTCACTGACGGTTTCGGGGAATGCCTGGGGATGGGAAAGTGCGGCACCTGCCTGATAGAGATCACAAATAAGCTACAGGAGCCTGCCGCTTATGAGCGCAATGGTGATGCCAACCTGCAGAGAGCCGGCCAAACCGGCGAAAATATTCGTTTGTCCTGCCAGCTCCTGATCGATGAAAAGATAGACGGCCTGGCTGTAAAGGTATTAACATAA
- a CDS encoding NAD(P)/FAD-dependent oxidoreductase gives MEERNENIATDICIVGAGPVGLFAVFEAGLLKMRCHVIDALPQVGGQLSEIYPHKPIYDIPGYPQILGQELVDRLMEQVDPFRPGFTLGERVETINRNDDDSLTVITSEHTTVKCKVLVIAGGLGCFEPRKPAIDGLSEFEGKGVAYMVRNPESLRGRNVVLAGGGDSALDWAIFLADIAAKVTLVHRGDTFRGSPDSAGKVFELAKAGRIDLRLHANVTALHGDGHLQELSIHTHQLPLIRIAADHFIPLFGLTPKLGPIADWGLNISQSAISVNVADYSTNADRIYAIGDINTYPGKLKLILCGFHEAALAMQSAFKHVYPDEKLSFKYTTVYGINAF, from the coding sequence ATGGAAGAGCGTAATGAAAATATAGCAACTGATATTTGCATCGTTGGTGCCGGGCCGGTAGGCTTGTTCGCGGTGTTTGAGGCAGGGCTCTTAAAGATGCGCTGTCATGTGATCGATGCCTTGCCGCAGGTTGGCGGGCAGTTATCGGAGATCTATCCGCACAAACCGATCTACGATATACCGGGTTATCCGCAGATCCTTGGACAGGAACTGGTGGACAGGCTTATGGAACAGGTTGATCCTTTCCGGCCGGGCTTTACTCTCGGTGAACGCGTGGAAACGATTAACAGGAACGATGACGATTCGTTAACCGTCATAACCAGTGAGCACACCACGGTCAAATGTAAAGTGCTGGTGATCGCAGGTGGCCTGGGCTGTTTTGAACCGCGTAAACCGGCAATTGATGGACTGAGTGAATTTGAAGGAAAAGGCGTAGCGTACATGGTTAGAAACCCCGAAAGCTTACGTGGCCGGAACGTGGTGTTGGCAGGTGGCGGTGATTCTGCGCTCGACTGGGCAATATTTCTGGCTGACATCGCAGCAAAGGTAACCCTGGTACACCGCGGCGATACTTTTCGCGGGTCTCCCGATTCCGCCGGTAAAGTTTTTGAACTGGCAAAAGCTGGCAGGATCGACCTGCGGCTGCATGCCAATGTAACGGCTTTGCATGGTGACGGACATCTTCAGGAACTTAGTATCCACACGCATCAATTACCATTAATCAGGATCGCTGCCGATCATTTTATACCGCTGTTCGGATTAACCCCCAAACTTGGACCGATAGCGGATTGGGGGCTGAATATTTCGCAATCGGCAATATCGGTAAACGTTGCAGACTACTCTACGAACGCTGACCGGATTTACGCTATCGGGGATATCAACACTTATCCAGGCAAATTGAAACTGATCCTTTGCGGCTTTCATGAAGCCGCACTGGCCATGCAAAGCGCTTTTAAACATGTCTATCCGGATGAGAAGCTGAGTTTTAAATACACTACAGTTTATGGCATCAACGCATTCTGA
- a CDS encoding 2Fe-2S iron-sulfur cluster-binding protein has protein sequence MASTHSDLITIYIIKSDGSQAPLDVPVNMNLSLMEVLRSDGYPIPGTCGGIALCATCAVDILSGNEKLSPAGDQELDMLDLLPQSTEATRLGCQIKLRPEMDGMVIRIDSES, from the coding sequence ATGGCATCAACGCATTCTGATCTGATAACCATCTATATCATAAAATCCGATGGCAGCCAGGCGCCCTTGGACGTACCGGTTAATATGAACCTGAGTCTGATGGAAGTCCTGCGGTCTGACGGTTACCCGATTCCCGGTACCTGCGGCGGCATCGCTCTTTGCGCTACCTGTGCAGTAGACATCTTATCGGGGAACGAAAAATTGTCACCCGCCGGGGATCAGGAACTGGATATGCTGGATCTTTTACCGCAAAGCACGGAAGCGACCCGCCTGGGCTGCCAGATAAAGCTGCGGCCGGAAATGGACGGCATGGTCATCCGTATCGATAGCGAAAGCTGA